The Thermoflavifilum sp. genome contains a region encoding:
- a CDS encoding FAD-binding and (Fe-S)-binding domain-containing protein, which translates to MNPEKLRGLARRLEGELYFDLTMRSLYATDASAYRELPLAVAYPKTVEDLKKLVLFARAENTSIIPRTAGTSLAGQVVGHGIVVDMSRYFTQILEVNPEERWVRVQPGVIRDELNMYLKPYGLMFAPETSTANRAMIGGMVGNNSCGSNSVVYGTTRDHLLEVKAILSDGTEVQFGPLDKEGFHARCRSSHPLEAAIYSQIRDALSDPLVQQEIIREFPKKEVTRRNTGYALDRLLQMVPFKPDGEAFNFCKLIAGSEGTLALLTEIKLNIVPLPPKEIGLVCGHFHTIDESLRANVIAMKHKPGASELIDHYILSCTEENIEYRKYSFFVQGKPQAILIVEFRRETMEEVKAAADALIADWQQAGLGYAYPLVTGADAGKVWALRKAGLGLLGNIQGDDKPVPVIEDTAVSVEDLPEYIREFNQILQKYQLYSVHYAHAGSGELHLRPILNLKSREGQRMFRVIAEEIAALVKKYQGSLSGEHGDGRLRGEFIRRMVGEKNYALMRQLKYTWDPQNVFNPGKIIDTPPMDTMLRYAPDQQDPEIRTYFDFGPVSILQHAEQCNGTGECRKTHLSGGTMCPSYMATRYEKDTTRARANILREFLTHSTQSNRFNHQEIYEVMDLCLLCKGCKSECPSNVDVAKLKMEFLQQYYDANGVPFRSRLIGHFATLTAWAARLPGLYNFLIKQPLTSGVFKRMVGFAPQRSLPALHPFTLNQWWTKRTPPAIPPEKRKGKVYLFNDEFTNYQDVEAGMHTIWLLEALGYEVEIPEHVQSARALLSKGFLKKARTIAEKNIQLLDPIIDEAHPLIGVEPSAILTFRDEYPDLTRGDMQQKARRLGQHALLLEEFLLREHQAGRITPDDFTDEGMSILLHGHCQQKALVGIQPLKRVLSLPRNYRVTVIPSGCCGMAGSFGYEKEHYDLSMKIGELVLFPSVRAVPQQTVIAAPGTSCRHQIKDGTGKIALHPATILWQAVRKQDK; encoded by the coding sequence ATGAATCCAGAAAAGCTGCGTGGGCTTGCCCGGCGATTGGAAGGGGAATTGTACTTCGATCTCACCATGCGGAGCTTATATGCCACCGATGCCTCGGCTTACCGGGAGTTACCGCTGGCGGTTGCTTATCCGAAGACGGTAGAAGACCTGAAAAAACTGGTGTTATTCGCTCGTGCTGAGAATACCTCCATCATTCCACGGACGGCCGGCACCTCGCTGGCCGGACAGGTTGTGGGCCATGGGATTGTGGTGGATATGTCCAGATATTTCACTCAGATCCTTGAAGTGAATCCCGAAGAACGCTGGGTGCGCGTGCAACCCGGTGTGATTCGCGACGAGCTGAACATGTATCTGAAGCCTTATGGGTTGATGTTTGCTCCCGAAACGTCCACAGCCAATCGGGCGATGATTGGCGGGATGGTGGGCAATAATTCCTGTGGGAGCAATTCAGTGGTATATGGCACTACACGCGATCATCTTCTCGAAGTAAAAGCAATATTGAGCGATGGCACGGAAGTGCAGTTTGGGCCACTCGACAAGGAAGGTTTTCACGCGCGCTGTCGTTCGTCGCATCCACTGGAAGCGGCTATCTACAGCCAGATCCGCGATGCGCTGAGCGATCCGCTTGTGCAGCAGGAAATCATCCGCGAATTCCCGAAAAAAGAAGTCACCCGCCGCAATACCGGTTATGCGCTGGATCGGCTGTTACAGATGGTGCCGTTCAAGCCCGATGGCGAAGCGTTTAATTTCTGTAAGCTCATCGCCGGCTCAGAGGGTACGCTGGCCTTGCTCACCGAGATCAAGCTGAATATTGTACCTCTGCCCCCGAAAGAGATTGGATTGGTATGCGGACATTTTCATACCATCGACGAATCGTTGCGGGCTAATGTGATAGCCATGAAACACAAGCCCGGCGCCAGTGAACTCATCGATCATTATATTCTTTCCTGTACGGAAGAAAATATCGAATACCGCAAATACAGCTTTTTTGTGCAGGGGAAGCCGCAGGCCATTCTCATTGTGGAATTCCGCAGAGAAACGATGGAAGAAGTGAAAGCCGCCGCCGATGCATTGATTGCCGACTGGCAACAGGCGGGCCTGGGATATGCTTATCCGCTGGTAACAGGCGCCGATGCGGGTAAGGTATGGGCATTGCGTAAAGCCGGACTGGGACTGCTGGGCAATATTCAGGGCGATGATAAGCCCGTGCCTGTGATTGAAGATACGGCTGTATCGGTGGAAGATTTGCCGGAGTACATTCGGGAGTTCAACCAGATCCTGCAGAAATATCAACTCTATTCGGTGCATTATGCGCATGCGGGCTCCGGAGAGCTGCACCTGCGGCCAATCCTCAACCTGAAATCGCGTGAAGGGCAGCGAATGTTTCGGGTAATCGCCGAAGAAATTGCCGCCCTGGTGAAAAAATATCAGGGTTCCCTGAGCGGCGAACATGGCGATGGGCGGCTGCGGGGTGAGTTCATCCGTCGCATGGTGGGTGAGAAAAATTACGCCCTCATGCGCCAGCTTAAATATACCTGGGATCCACAAAACGTGTTTAATCCGGGTAAAATCATCGACACGCCGCCCATGGACACCATGTTGCGCTATGCGCCCGACCAGCAAGATCCGGAAATCCGTACTTATTTCGACTTCGGACCGGTGAGTATACTGCAACATGCCGAGCAATGCAACGGCACAGGTGAATGCCGCAAAACGCATCTCAGCGGCGGCACCATGTGTCCCAGCTACATGGCCACACGATATGAAAAAGACACCACACGCGCTCGTGCCAATATCCTGCGGGAGTTCCTGACCCATTCCACCCAGTCTAACCGCTTTAATCATCAAGAGATTTATGAGGTGATGGACCTGTGCTTGCTCTGCAAGGGCTGTAAGTCGGAATGCCCGTCGAATGTGGATGTGGCCAAGCTGAAGATGGAATTTTTGCAACAGTATTACGATGCCAATGGAGTGCCCTTCCGCAGCCGGCTTATCGGACATTTTGCTACGCTCACCGCATGGGCGGCACGCCTACCCGGCCTGTATAATTTTCTCATCAAGCAACCGCTCACTTCGGGCGTCTTCAAGCGAATGGTGGGCTTTGCCCCACAGCGCAGCCTGCCCGCCCTGCATCCGTTTACGTTGAACCAATGGTGGACAAAGCGAACGCCGCCTGCCATTCCGCCTGAAAAGCGGAAAGGCAAGGTGTACCTGTTCAACGACGAGTTCACCAACTACCAGGATGTGGAAGCCGGCATGCATACCATATGGCTGCTCGAAGCCTTGGGCTACGAAGTGGAGATTCCGGAGCATGTACAGAGCGCACGAGCTTTGCTATCCAAGGGATTCCTGAAAAAAGCCCGCACGATTGCAGAAAAAAATATCCAGTTGCTGGACCCGATTATCGATGAGGCGCATCCGTTGATTGGTGTGGAACCTTCCGCCATTCTCACCTTCCGGGATGAATATCCCGATCTCACGCGCGGCGATATGCAACAGAAAGCCCGTCGGCTGGGCCAGCATGCCTTGTTGTTAGAAGAATTCCTGCTGCGTGAGCATCAGGCCGGACGCATCACCCCCGATGATTTTACAGATGAAGGGATGAGCATTTTACTGCATGGCCATTGTCAGCAAAAAGCCCTGGTGGGCATCCAGCCCCTGAAACGCGTGCTCTCGCTGCCACGTAATTATCGTGTAACGGTCATCCCCAGCGGCTGTTGCGGCATGGCCGGTTCATTTGGATACGAAAAAGAACATTACGATTTATCGATGAAGATAGGTGAACTGGTTTTGTTCCCTTCGGTGCGAGCCGTACCCCAGCAAACGGTTATTGCCGCACCCGGCACCAGCTGCCGGCATCAAATCAAAGACGGCACGGGAAAAATCGCGTTGCATCCAGCCACCATTCTCTGGCAGGCGGTGAGGAAACAGGATAAATAA
- a CDS encoding 7-carboxy-7-deazaguanine synthase QueE, whose amino-acid sequence MAIDATHIRPIAVQPAQLPLNAADPARLPVMETFYSLQGEGFHQGKAAFFIRLAGCDVGCVWCDVKESWTTAGYPQKEVDSLVEEALQYPARMVIITGGEPTLYDLAPLCKGFREAGFQVHLETSGAHPIVGHFDWICLSPKKFKPAIPEVCRQAHELKVVIYHHSDFLWAEQYARLVSPQCHLFLQPEWSRKSRMVPLIIDYIQQHPQWSLSLQLHKYINIP is encoded by the coding sequence ATGGCTATCGATGCTACACATATTCGCCCCATTGCGGTGCAGCCCGCCCAGCTTCCGCTGAATGCGGCCGACCCGGCCAGATTGCCGGTCATGGAAACATTTTATAGCCTGCAGGGCGAAGGGTTTCATCAGGGGAAAGCCGCTTTCTTCATCCGCCTGGCAGGCTGCGATGTGGGTTGCGTATGGTGCGATGTGAAGGAAAGCTGGACCACGGCTGGCTATCCTCAAAAAGAGGTGGACAGCCTGGTGGAAGAAGCGCTGCAATATCCTGCCCGCATGGTCATCATCACCGGCGGCGAACCTACGTTGTATGATCTTGCTCCACTCTGCAAAGGCTTTCGTGAGGCCGGCTTTCAGGTCCATTTGGAAACATCCGGAGCTCATCCCATCGTCGGCCATTTCGACTGGATATGCCTGTCGCCTAAAAAATTCAAACCCGCCATTCCTGAGGTATGCCGCCAGGCCCATGAATTAAAGGTGGTTATCTATCATCATTCTGATTTTCTCTGGGCTGAACAGTATGCCCGGCTGGTGAGCCCACAATGCCACCTGTTTTTGCAACCCGAATGGAGCCGCAAATCTCGCATGGTGCCGTTGATTATTGATTATATCCAGCAACACCCCCAGTGGTCGTTATCCCTGCAATTGCATAAGTACATCAACATCCCTTGA
- a CDS encoding bifunctional 5,10-methylenetetrahydrofolate dehydrogenase/5,10-methenyltetrahydrofolate cyclohydrolase encodes MQLLDGRIASQAIQQQLAEQWRLQRDIFKRPPHLACILVGHHPPSETYVASKIKACAGVGFQSRLIRFPETVSAAALLNKIEELNADAGVDGILVQLPLPAHINEQQIIEAIHPDKDVDGFHPVNMGRLANGLPGFVPATPRGVVLLLEHYRISTRGLHAVVIGRSHIVGTPMSLLLSRNAEPGNCTVTLCHSQTRDLPDFTRQADLIVSAIGKPAFLKADMVKEGVIVVDVGINRVPDPSKKSGFRLIGDVDFEQVAPRCSYITPVPGGVGPMTIAALLSNTYQAARRHAQQAASAHLSS; translated from the coding sequence ATGCAATTACTCGATGGTCGTATCGCTTCGCAGGCTATTCAGCAACAACTGGCTGAGCAATGGCGATTGCAACGAGATATATTCAAACGCCCCCCACATTTAGCCTGTATCCTTGTCGGACATCATCCCCCCAGCGAAACCTATGTGGCTTCCAAAATCAAAGCCTGCGCCGGTGTGGGTTTTCAAAGCAGACTGATTCGTTTCCCGGAAACCGTTTCTGCTGCGGCTTTGCTCAATAAGATTGAAGAGCTCAATGCCGATGCCGGCGTGGATGGCATTCTGGTACAGCTGCCCTTGCCCGCCCATATCAACGAACAACAAATCATCGAAGCCATCCATCCCGATAAGGATGTGGATGGTTTTCACCCGGTGAATATGGGCCGACTGGCCAATGGCTTGCCCGGCTTTGTACCCGCTACGCCCAGAGGCGTCGTATTACTGCTCGAACATTATCGCATCTCCACACGAGGACTTCATGCCGTGGTCATCGGGCGTAGCCATATTGTGGGTACGCCGATGAGCTTGCTGCTGAGCCGCAATGCCGAGCCGGGCAATTGCACGGTAACGCTCTGCCATTCGCAAACCCGTGACCTGCCGGACTTCACCCGCCAGGCCGACCTGATTGTGTCGGCCATCGGCAAGCCAGCTTTTCTCAAAGCCGATATGGTGAAAGAAGGTGTGATTGTCGTGGATGTGGGCATTAACCGGGTGCCCGACCCTTCAAAAAAATCGGGTTTTCGTCTGATAGGGGATGTGGACTTTGAGCAGGTGGCCCCCCGCTGCAGCTACATCACACCGGTGCCGGGTGGTGTGGGTCCCATGACCATAGCCGCCTTGCTGAGCAATACCTATCAGGCCGCCCGCCGGCATGCCCAGCAGGCAGCGTCGGCGCATCTTTCCTCGTAA
- a CDS encoding helix-turn-helix domain-containing protein, with the protein MKQLIILVPDGQPNLITVEGTYRAFRRADFYWQQSGGTSKFQVKLAAQQHKVETTDGLFTIHTIPFTEIARADLIIIPAIGFNYEYEIEQNQQLIAWIANQYKQGAEIASICVGAFLLAATGIMRGRRCAIHWIAATEFRKMFPEVKLVTDKLITDEDGIYTNGGAFSFLNLLLYLIEKHYDRQTAVYCAKFLQADLDRNSQLPYTIFSGQLAHDDEMVKQAQQFIAQHFAEKISITQLASTCASGRRNFDRRFIQATGITPLEYVQRMRVEAAKRSLENTRKTIYEVMYEVGYADMKAFREVFRKITGISPLQYRKKYRKELPV; encoded by the coding sequence ATGAAACAACTGATCATTCTTGTACCTGACGGACAACCCAATCTGATTACTGTTGAAGGAACATATCGCGCTTTCAGGCGTGCCGATTTCTACTGGCAACAATCGGGGGGTACATCAAAATTTCAGGTAAAGCTTGCCGCACAGCAGCATAAGGTAGAAACAACTGATGGATTATTTACCATTCATACTATACCATTTACAGAAATCGCCCGGGCCGATCTCATCATCATACCCGCCATCGGGTTTAATTATGAATACGAAATTGAACAGAATCAACAACTCATAGCCTGGATTGCAAATCAATACAAGCAGGGTGCGGAAATAGCCAGTATATGTGTGGGGGCATTTCTACTTGCAGCCACCGGGATCATGCGTGGTCGCAGATGTGCCATTCACTGGATAGCGGCAACTGAGTTCCGGAAAATGTTTCCAGAAGTAAAACTGGTTACTGATAAATTAATTACGGATGAAGACGGCATTTATACCAATGGGGGAGCATTTTCATTTTTAAATCTGCTGTTATATCTTATTGAAAAACATTATGACCGGCAAACTGCTGTTTATTGCGCAAAATTCTTACAGGCCGATTTAGATCGTAACAGCCAGCTTCCTTATACCATTTTTTCAGGTCAACTGGCTCATGACGATGAAATGGTGAAACAAGCCCAGCAATTCATAGCACAACATTTTGCAGAAAAAATTTCGATCACACAACTTGCCAGCACATGTGCTTCCGGCCGACGTAATTTTGATCGCCGGTTCATTCAGGCCACCGGAATTACCCCGCTGGAATATGTACAACGCATGCGCGTAGAAGCTGCAAAAAGAAGTCTGGAAAATACCCGAAAAACGATTTATGAAGTTATGTATGAGGTTGGTTATGCAGACATGAAAGCCTTCCGTGAAGTGTTTAGAAAAATCACCGGCATTTCGCCTTTGCAGTATCGCAAAAAATATCGCAAAGAATTGCCGGTGTGA
- a CDS encoding SRPBCC domain-containing protein: MKHNTSDFNCSITVPASASRAFQSICNVDAWWTTDLHGNTQHLNDSFTVAFYGETFVKFLITEMLPEKKIIWLVTDCYLHWIENKHEWTNTRVIWEIVQQGNQTHIHMTHEGLIPSAECYASCKEGWNEHIRGSLFQLLTQGKGNPVLPK, translated from the coding sequence ATGAAACACAACACATCTGATTTCAATTGCAGCATCACGGTGCCCGCTTCCGCTTCCAGAGCTTTTCAATCAATTTGCAATGTGGATGCCTGGTGGACGACCGATCTGCATGGGAATACACAACACCTAAACGATAGCTTTACCGTTGCCTTCTATGGCGAAACTTTCGTAAAATTCCTTATCACAGAGATGCTTCCCGAGAAGAAAATCATCTGGCTGGTAACCGATTGTTATCTGCATTGGATTGAAAACAAACATGAGTGGACTAATACCCGCGTGATCTGGGAAATTGTTCAACAAGGAAATCAAACCCATATTCACATGACTCATGAAGGCCTGATTCCTTCCGCAGAATGTTATGCTTCCTGCAAAGAAGGCTGGAACGAACATATCCGGGGAAGTTTATTTCAACTGCTTACACAGGGGAAAGGAAATCCAGTATTGCCCAAATAA
- a CDS encoding phosphoenolpyruvate carboxykinase (ATP): MLSKDLGWSFHFDQEEPWFHAARVHYQLPVEALIAQTLQGGMGEQDENGALVVNTGRYTGRCPQHRYIVRDVLTDTRVDWNHINQPMEESDFDAFLQEVIHYLEGRELWIRDAWMGAREQWRQRLRVVTELPWADLFVHHLFLPRKSNLHDAYDWLVLHAPHFHRPADPDRKPCIALHFTRKLIVITGTAYTGEIKKGVFTAMNYLLPLQGVLSMHCAANMDERNRTALFFGLSGTGKTTLSCTTDRRLIGDDEHAWDEAGIFNLEGGCYAKCIHLCAETEPLIAAAIGEGTLIENMRFHPGTRRLNFDDQSITENIRAAFPLTRVPNHVVDHSGPAPQWIFFLTCDAHGVLPPVARLTAPQAIFQFLSGYTAKVAGTETGVAAPRATFSTCFGAPFMPLHPLVYASLLQQNIDRHRVSCWLINTGWMGGPYGVGRRIPLPITRGILSTIFAGELDEVAFEPHPAFGFMVPRHCPGVPDSWLRPGGSWDDPLAYEQAARQLIHAFQQNFERFAAQVSPEVKQASPRMPD; encoded by the coding sequence ATGCTTTCTAAAGATCTCGGATGGTCTTTTCATTTTGACCAGGAGGAGCCATGGTTTCATGCGGCTCGGGTACATTATCAGTTGCCTGTTGAAGCGTTGATTGCCCAGACCCTGCAAGGCGGCATGGGCGAACAGGATGAAAACGGGGCACTGGTGGTGAACACAGGTCGTTACACGGGCAGGTGTCCACAGCATCGCTATATTGTGCGGGATGTACTTACCGACACGCGGGTTGACTGGAATCATATCAATCAGCCCATGGAAGAGTCCGACTTTGACGCATTTTTGCAGGAGGTCATCCATTATCTGGAGGGCCGGGAGCTATGGATACGCGATGCCTGGATGGGAGCGCGAGAGCAATGGCGTCAGCGTCTTCGGGTGGTTACCGAGCTTCCGTGGGCCGATCTGTTCGTGCATCACCTGTTCTTGCCGCGTAAGTCGAACTTGCATGATGCGTATGATTGGCTGGTGTTACACGCACCTCATTTTCACCGGCCTGCAGACCCTGACCGCAAACCCTGCATTGCGCTACATTTTACCCGAAAGCTTATTGTCATCACGGGTACCGCTTATACCGGTGAAATCAAAAAAGGCGTATTCACCGCGATGAACTATTTGTTACCGCTGCAGGGCGTGCTTTCCATGCATTGTGCGGCAAACATGGATGAACGGAATAGAACGGCTTTGTTTTTCGGACTCAGCGGTACCGGTAAAACCACCTTAAGTTGTACCACCGATCGCAGGTTGATTGGCGATGATGAACATGCCTGGGATGAAGCAGGGATTTTCAATCTGGAAGGAGGCTGTTATGCCAAATGCATTCATCTGTGCGCAGAGACGGAACCCCTGATTGCTGCTGCAATCGGTGAGGGCACACTGATTGAAAACATGCGATTTCATCCCGGAACACGTCGACTGAACTTTGATGATCAGAGCATCACCGAAAACATACGTGCAGCATTTCCATTGACCAGGGTACCGAATCACGTGGTGGATCATAGCGGGCCTGCACCGCAATGGATTTTCTTTCTCACCTGCGATGCCCATGGCGTGCTTCCGCCCGTGGCCAGGCTTACGGCACCACAGGCGATTTTTCAATTTTTATCGGGCTACACAGCCAAAGTGGCCGGTACGGAAACCGGGGTGGCCGCGCCCAGAGCCACTTTCAGCACCTGCTTCGGAGCCCCTTTCATGCCGCTGCATCCCCTGGTATATGCCAGCCTGCTTCAGCAAAACATCGATCGCCATCGTGTTTCGTGCTGGCTTATCAACACGGGGTGGATGGGCGGTCCGTATGGGGTGGGCAGGCGCATTCCGTTGCCGATAACGCGGGGCATACTTTCGACTATCTTTGCGGGAGAACTCGATGAAGTGGCGTTTGAGCCTCATCCGGCGTTTGGATTTATGGTTCCCCGGCATTGTCCTGGCGTTCCGGATAGCTGGTTGCGACCCGGTGGCAGCTGGGATGATCCTCTGGCCTACGAACAGGCTGCCCGCCAGCTGATACATGCATTCCAGCAAAACTTTGAACGCTTTGCAGCGCAGGTTTCTCCAGAGGTGAAACAGGCTTCGCCCCGTATGCCGGATTGA
- a CDS encoding aminopeptidase P family protein gives MKYLPVNPRLFITNRKRFMDRMLPMSIAIFHSNDEMPTNGDALYPFRQNSDLYWLCGIEQEDTMLILFPDHPDPRYREVLVLTRPEPLKEKWDGHRLRADEAHKISGIQTVIWLDQIEGLLQAWIHLADHIYVNTNENDRKRSWLPTRDYRYAEELRRKYPAHDFQRSARILARLRAVKTVDEIELMRIAIDITHKAFLRVLQFIRPGVMEYEIEAEIWHEFLRNRATGPAYSSIIASGDRARVLHYVFNNQECKDGELVLMDFGAEYARYCADLTRTVPVNGRFTARQKELYNTCLQLQRYAISLLKPGITIQHYHELLGDEATRLFLKVGLLKESDVKNEDPENRAYQKYLYHGISHFLGIDVHDLGSKTEPLIPGMVLTVEPGIYVEEEQIGIRIENNVLITEKGNIDLMQQIPVEADDIERLMRK, from the coding sequence ATGAAATACCTGCCTGTAAACCCCCGGCTATTCATCACCAATCGCAAACGCTTCATGGACCGGATGTTGCCCATGTCTATCGCCATCTTTCATTCCAACGATGAAATGCCCACCAATGGCGATGCACTATACCCGTTTCGCCAGAATTCTGATCTGTACTGGCTCTGCGGCATTGAACAGGAAGATACCATGCTCATCCTCTTCCCCGATCATCCCGATCCCCGTTATCGAGAAGTGCTGGTACTCACCCGCCCTGAGCCGCTGAAAGAAAAATGGGACGGACATCGCCTGCGTGCCGATGAAGCCCACAAGATTTCGGGCATCCAGACGGTGATCTGGCTGGATCAGATAGAGGGCCTGCTACAAGCCTGGATTCATCTGGCCGATCATATTTATGTCAATACCAATGAAAACGACCGGAAACGCAGCTGGCTGCCCACCCGCGATTATCGCTATGCAGAAGAATTGCGACGGAAATATCCAGCCCACGATTTTCAACGCTCGGCTCGCATCCTGGCTCGACTCCGTGCCGTAAAAACTGTTGACGAGATTGAATTGATGCGCATTGCCATCGACATCACCCACAAAGCATTTCTGCGTGTGCTGCAATTCATTCGCCCCGGTGTTATGGAATATGAAATCGAAGCCGAGATATGGCATGAATTTCTGCGTAACCGCGCCACCGGACCGGCTTATAGTTCCATTATCGCCAGCGGCGATCGCGCCCGCGTGCTTCATTATGTGTTTAATAATCAAGAATGCAAAGACGGTGAACTGGTATTGATGGATTTTGGAGCGGAATATGCGCGTTATTGTGCCGATCTCACCCGCACAGTGCCCGTCAATGGGCGTTTCACGGCACGACAAAAAGAATTGTATAACACCTGTCTGCAACTGCAACGCTATGCCATAAGCCTGTTGAAGCCCGGCATCACCATTCAGCATTACCACGAATTGCTGGGCGATGAAGCTACACGCCTGTTTTTGAAAGTGGGCCTGCTTAAGGAATCAGACGTGAAAAATGAAGATCCCGAAAACAGAGCCTATCAAAAATATCTGTATCATGGTATATCTCATTTCTTAGGCATCGACGTGCATGATCTGGGCAGCAAAACCGAACCCCTGATCCCGGGTATGGTGCTTACCGTAGAACCGGGCATATATGTGGAAGAAGAACAAATCGGCATTCGCATTGA